A single Anatilimnocola floriformis DNA region contains:
- a CDS encoding CheR family methyltransferase translates to MTTACLAPDALQFVCTLVRQRSAIELDDAKAYLIEARLGPVAKKNGFTSAAEMVTNLRAKPNQTIQQQLVEAMTTNETSFFRDIHPFEALRQQILPALQKLSLNRKLNIWSAACSTGQEAYSVAMLLRENFPDLCAGKVQILGTDIADEVLARARAGAFSQIEMNRGLPANLLARYFQRKGLQWEITSNLRELVSFNKLNFIEHWPPLPTMDVVFLRNVLIYFSPATKRQILEKVRAVMAPHAVLFLGAAETTMNLDSSFVRVQVDNQVFYKLK, encoded by the coding sequence ATGACAACAGCTTGTTTAGCACCCGATGCCTTGCAATTTGTCTGCACGTTGGTGCGGCAGCGCTCGGCGATTGAACTCGACGATGCCAAGGCCTATTTGATCGAAGCCCGCCTGGGCCCAGTTGCCAAGAAGAATGGTTTTACCTCGGCAGCCGAGATGGTGACGAACCTTCGCGCCAAGCCGAATCAAACGATTCAGCAGCAGTTGGTGGAAGCGATGACCACCAACGAAACGAGCTTCTTTCGCGACATCCATCCGTTCGAAGCGCTGCGGCAACAAATCCTGCCGGCACTGCAAAAGCTATCGCTTAACCGCAAGCTCAACATCTGGTCGGCCGCCTGCTCGACGGGGCAGGAAGCCTACTCTGTAGCGATGCTGCTGCGGGAAAATTTCCCCGATCTGTGCGCTGGGAAGGTGCAGATTCTCGGAACTGACATTGCCGATGAAGTATTGGCCCGAGCCAGGGCCGGGGCTTTCTCGCAGATCGAAATGAACCGTGGTTTGCCCGCGAACTTGCTGGCCCGCTATTTCCAGCGTAAGGGCCTGCAATGGGAAATAACGTCCAATCTGCGCGAACTCGTCTCGTTCAACAAGCTGAACTTCATCGAGCACTGGCCGCCGCTGCCGACGATGGATGTGGTGTTTCTTCGCAACGTACTCATTTATTTTTCCCCGGCGACCAAACGGCAGATTCTCGAAAAGGTCCGCGCGGTGATGGCCCCTCACGCGGTGCTGTTTCTCGGTGCGGCCGAGACCACGATGAATCTCGATTCGTCGTTTGTGCGCGTGCAGGTCGATAACCAAGTCTTTTACAAATTGAAATAG